TCGCCAGCATTCGATTTGCCACTTACTCCTAATAATgaacctttaaaaaatgatgCGACACAACCCACAATACCTCTCAGGTAACTGATTTTGCTAAACATTTCCTTGAtttatgtaatttttaaaaaagaatatttgtcCAGGGAAGGAGATGATGTCGATCTACAGTCAGAACGaacaaatctaaaaatttcaaatgcaTCAAAAAGTGAGCTAAGATAGAATGAATACTCACGAAAGTTATGTTATATATAGGTCTTATTTTAGTTAGAACAAGAGAGAAAACTAATGTACAACCACcaagaagaacaacaacaacaagttcGGATACAGGAAAAGAGGGAAAACAAGTCTGCTTTAAACCCGCGaaccacgctgtttttcagttCAGCGAATGATTATCAGTGCATAACTGTTTCAGCCATGTTTCCTACGGACAGCGGCCGTGATCGTTATCGTCCTCAGCAACATATGTTTTGTGATAATCGTTGTCGCTGCACTTCATTTGAGCCGTACCGTCAATTTCATCGATTCGTTAACGCCCGGACAATGTACGTGACGTGAAGAATCGTTAGCTTATGTAAAATCTACGTGTTACCTTCGATGCAATAATATTTGTCCAAATGTTCGCATATCACAATATAAAGACTTACAGTTTTGTTTTGGAGAGTTATTGGAGCAACGTTAAGGTGTTTCCAGCACAATCCTAGCTAAACAGCATCCAGTTAAGTTGCGAATTtgatacttaaaggcatcaccccacgaatctggagtggtacggattcctgCCGGATAATACCTAtacagagtcgtagattgtgggaaaaaagggtgattccgttaatCTCTCTCTGTATCAGTGTGACGGGACGAACACAGGAGGCTGTTTCTttcgacggcttctgttgcaatgcgcggGTGTAAAttgggtcccggcggaatttcgaccATGCCACGAgatcatgcctcgtcagagcaattagcgatggtgcgtgtcctaaagagattcactttcgttggaaTCTAAATAGCTTActactctgcttacctaccgctaatcatatgctgcatcaccggctaggatatagtTCACTATCTGTtaaattgttctggagaatcaggCACagtcactgcaattttgtaacgtgaggtgatctcaatttagtaatcgtaccagaagcaagagaaatccgcAAGTGAagtatgagataaggatgtatctaatagcttcaaagtACGTGCAtagaaatttttgttaaagcggaacattccagctctcaaaagtaactCAAAAGAATTATCCTTATCTTGTAACTCCCaggcttttttgtagcctactttatttctggacagagggaccttctgtatctctgacttctggGAActtataggaagaaaaaaagtccacatttggtaagatttctagactttctgaaggtgatataaagacaaactcactccctttctttattagaacaccatacaaaatcccatgtacttctatctaacactattattctttgactttttcggtcatttcgacagctcacaccactcttctttgcatatttccttgttttctgcgtctctgtggcagGAAGGACATCTAtggcggttgtctgcgtcttcatgaacgactggagagTGACTTCGTTgagatatgttcgcgtatTAGCCGGCATATCCACGTTATgtcactgggcacgttatttCTCaaaggcattcgcggagaatccgccgggaccctctttaccgtcccccgcaatgcgcaaccattgcgccccgccctgcctacgattcgtcgaaaaccccaTTCGGACAAATTGCAGGCGGGGCAGGGCCCAATGGTAACAGaggccgtcgtaagaaacggcccccGGGTTCgcccgtttacactgatacagggataGATGAACCGAATCAGcttctttcccacaatctatgaccccATGTGGGCTTTAGCCGGCAGAAACACGTAgaaccccagattcgtgtggtgatgcctttaatacgaTAAAAAGGAGAGAATTGATCACAGAGAAAGAGATCTCTTTTGGGGACGTCTGTGCTTGAAAAGGCTAAAGAGACTAGGCTTCACTTATTGTCACGCCACTGTAATTTCAACTGTGAAGAAAGATAGCCTCCGTTCTACTCCAATTTTAGCGTGAGCACAGGTTTTGATTTATAGCGCTACATTGCATAAGAGGTTACCAACGTATGATCGTAGCGTAAGTAGTGCCATGACTCCAGCACGAGAGTTTAGCACCGCGCAAACGTCTCACGCCGGTTGGTCAGAAGCGAAATGATCCATGGTGCGGCGAGCTAATCTCCTATTGATTGTACGTTACACTCGAAGTCAACTAAAGTAAGTGAATAGGTGCAGAGGGTAGATGAACCTCTTCTGAATTCACCTGCTCGTAcgacttcatttcagaatcgtttgaagtttattgACTTGTGTACAGCCCTGATAACAATTTGTCGAACCCGAAGAGGTGAAAAACGTTGTTGACTCTACAAATAGGCTTCTTATCTTGTGGCTTCTGTCTTGTATTACATTGTGCCTTCTTGCTAAGGGTATGAATTACATGATTCTCACAGACTTCCCTCCATACACATGTCCGACCGAAACACAGACCTCAACCAATCGAGGACATCTAACCGTACTAGCCGTATTTGTGTGATAAAATATGGTAGATCTATCAAATAGATTCATCAGTTGTCAGCGATGTTTTGATCCAGATCTGTCCGCATCATTTCTATTTAATCATCATTTCTGAAAGGTGGGTTCTAACAGTAGGAGCTCGATACTAGTAGCAATCACTCGTTGGGAGCAGAAAACCCCCAATGGTCATTAACGTAACTTCAGGTGCACTGAATGGACACGTATGAACGCCTTGAAGTACCTGCGGGAGACTTACCCCCACCACCGCCCTCTTTCCGTCCTGTACCTGCTAGTCCAAAACCTGCTCCGTTGAAGGATGCTCAGTCGAAAGACGCTCCGtcgaaagaacgaaaaagtgCACAACCTGCAGCAAAGCCCGTAAGGTGGCGTTATAGAAGTGCTTTTCAACAACGGAGAAGGcatgaaaaattttagatCTAGTGATGATATCAACGTTGGATctgatgaacagaaaaaatctcaagaaaagaaagaaggagcaAGCGCTCCTGCGAAAGGCAAATTGTAGAAGTTATACCAAGTTGTTAAGCAAATATGACTTCTTCAATTTTAGAAGCCCCGCCTCCCAAAGGTCAGGTGAACCCGGGGAATAAAAAAGGTCGACCTTTAGGAGGGAAGACGCCAAAAACTGGATCGGAGAGCAGCTCTAAGTCGGCGCAGGTAAGTGAATGCAAATTACAGAgtcgttggtttttttcttacgatttGGGATGAGGAAAGCCGAACGTGAATGGAAGTAAAAGGAAAGCATTAGCCACAAACAAAATCCCTCTGTGGGAAGAATGGTGGAATTGAGTCAGTTCTACGGACAACCCTATTATGGAAAAGAGTTGAAACATTATTTACCAGTATAACATGATCTTTCATATCACGAAAAAAGTAGGTCAGTAAGGAAGACAAACAAGTTACATCAATCTGCATAAGTAGAGATTATAAACACCTTTATCCTCTGAGAGTGAAGTCTTGCCAAAAACGAGTACTTTGTTATGTTGATTGATCGACTGTCCACTATGGATTCCGAATGCAGGATTAATCAAAATGTGCAGATATGCACACACCAAAGTTACCAGTAAATGTGGAACTATAAGTTTAGAATGCCCTAGAAAGCCCAGCGCAATGATGTGGGTCTGACTGCTATCCTCAACACTCAGAGTCGTTAACTTCCTCGCTTCATCTGCTTTTCCGCGGTAAGAGACAGTTTGAGGACTTGAGTATTGAAATGAGATGCTTCAATAGTTGATATCCATCTAGCTTATATCTTCTGGAATTCCTTGTACTGCTATCATTCTCAATTGCGAGGTTGACGAACGCATTTGCGACATTGCAGTAACGTAGTGATCCTTCTACAACCTGTTCTTCTGCGTTTCTCTGTGTGTTTTTGCTCCAGAAGTGACGCGGAACGACTAAGTTATTGTTTAAACCAACTTCGTGAAATGTTGCAGGCGTGATGTCAAATTATCCGCCGGACTGATAACGGTCAGGATAGAATGGACGATGAACGAAGGCTTCATATATGAGTCTGATTGTTATCTGCTTGCTTAGGGGGAGGGGTAGGGCAGGATTGCGGTATGTTGCGAAAAGTTGCTTTCAtacagcacatcgccaaagcgcATAATCCAAGGTCAATAAAGTAAAGTGAtcctaaaaaataaagtggctGAAGGGAGTATGGAATCTTCCGCAGCCACTACCCGTTTGGTCACGTTTAACCGAAGCATGCTGAGAAGTCAGTTCCAACAAGCCACTTTGTATAAATGTCTTGAATatctttttgtgttgtttgctGCTCTGCAGAAAAAGCATCAGAGATACATTCGTCATGAGTGTCGGAGACTGCACCATTTACGGTGGCGATGCTAATCAAAAGCAGGTAGAAGCCTGTGCAATAGTTGTGAAGAACGACTACAAAAATCTAGGAGAGAAATTTGGTTCAAAGTCATCAACATGCATCTTTGAACGACTGTGAGATCACAGAGGGTGTCATTACTCTAAACTGTAATGGTTCAAGCACCTTCGGGCACCGCTCAggacaataataaaaacaccTTCTTCCATGAACTAAATACGTTAATGTCAACGCTAATGCTAAGATACCCAGCCAGCTGGCTGTTATTGACGGAATTGATGCGAACGCAAAAATGTGCTTCGAACAGAAGTCCGACGTGCTCGGAAAGTGCCACACGAAGCAAACATCAGACCACgataattgttttgttgacctTTGTGAACGGACCGGTGGGCCTAATCATTGCATTAAAGTTTAACAGAAATCATCGACGACGCCCACATAAGTGGGaatcaagaaagaaatgagaactCTCAGACTTCTGCTCGCTTACGCACTAACAAGAAGCATTTATCAGAAGGTTAACCAAGAATCTAGAGCAGTTGAAACTTCGCTTTCCACCATctagttcttctcagctttagGATGCGGTCCCACAAAAGAATCCAGGGAGTTCCTCCTCGATAGAGAACTGACATGTTAggtccaatttggagggatcactttaacaccttgctgaaccgacaAGTTCCTGAATTCGAGCACGTTTATTGAAGGACATGTGCGGTTgacgaggaaccaccgacgGAGTCGCAGGTTCTGGTCAGTGTcccgaaaataaaaaatggaatatcCGGTGGAGATGATTGAATAAGTgtagaaatgttgaaatattcACCTCGATCAGGGATTTCTGGGATGACGAAATTCATCCGTTCGGTAGTTCATGCTATAAATAAATCATTGATACAAACATCAATTAATCAGAATACGGAGGAAAAATGCTGTGATCCGCCAGGGACATGACATCAGTTCCCCAACAAATGACAGTTCGAGGAGGTGCTGGCGATTCTATCTGAACTTCTGCAGAACGCTTTGTAAGTATGAGTCGGACGGGAGGAAAATACCGGAAAAGCTGCAACAAATCAAGGAAAGCGCAATCTTTGCCGGCATTTTCTTGTCGTAAAACATGGCCTGTTATCTTGCGAACACGCACAATTCCTTCTCTGTTTGCCTTGGTCCAAACAAAGTCACAGAATATCCATTCGATTGAACCAATTCGGCGCCTAGCATAGATAGAGATAAGGTGATCTGGTTGGTGATAACTAATAGAAAGTGTTTTGTCCTAACATCAATGATCAAAGGCGGTGGTACTGTaccggttagaggttccgcttcctgcacgattgatcggaggtttgaatccgcccttgtactcaccaaaccttttatcccctcggggtcgataaattggtacctgacttgtctaggagaattaaaacactaacttgacacatcggctagccactgcaagtcattttatgggctagttacacgttcgtaaacctcaaacgattttgaattgaagtgaacgtatgggcgcatcccaagcggattgatcaacgggAGAGAGTTTAGAGAGTTTTATCAATGATCAGTCATATCATTCAATTTCAGAATATGCGAAAGATTCTACTCGTGTCCATCCTGATCGTCCTATTTTTCTGCGTCATGTTTTTTATTATGACAATAATAGGCTTTCTACATTTATTGGGTATAATGAAATTTATAAATTCGTTAAGGCCGGTGAAATGTGTATAATATAGTGTTGAATAGTCTCTATTGATTTTGACGTGATAACAATCAATGTACTACCTTTCTACGCAACACTTCTTGTCTTAACAATCGTATGATCTCTAATAAACAACTCACAGttattattcgttttttttttaaaaacttggTTCAAGAGGAATAGTGAAAAACTAGGAACAAATTGGATCAACGGGTGTCAGAAGGGCATGAAATTATTCTAATTGgttattctttttaaagaaattaaaaaagcaaaaatcatgAACTTTCCTAAATAAATTCCCAGTGCAGGAAACCTAAGTTTCTGATTTGAGATGTATGGCGAATAAAGCTAGACTAGGTTGAAGCCGACATAGGGCTTACTCCTATGTCGGCCTCCACCCAGTCTAGCTTTATTTAGAAAATGCGAGAAAAAACccagaaattcttgaaaacgAAGCGGAAAAGTACGAACCTAGCGTGACCACCCATCACAGTTCTACGTAAATTAAAGCCTTCTATTACTCTTTCTAATCAAGTAGATTTAGTTAGTAGTTCTTCTGAAGTTTTCCGCGGAATAACAAAAAACTTCGTTCTTTAAAAGTAAAGCCTTGCTCTGAAATTTAGAAGCAATACCTTTGAgcgattttcttctcaagtgGAATTTCAGTCATTCGGCGCACCTCTTCGACGGTTACGGTCCGGTGATCACATATTACACAGTTCTGATGCAAATGCGCTCTCAACGTAGCTACAGGTGCTCTGAGGTTCTCTCCTCATCTCCTGGGACTCTTAAAGCATGCGATGCTGGGAGCAGCTCTTTGTAATCCCATGGTTATTTTGACGTCTACACGGTGCAGCTTCGTAAACTGGTTGTTGCCAGTTTTTTTCAACCCGGCTACTGCATTGCAAAAACTTAGGTTGATTCCTGTAATCTAAAATACGTATAAAATTTTCGGTTCACCTCACATACAATACTGCTACTAACTTGTAGCCAAAGAAATTTATctccgacggattaatccgtctgAAACCGTCCAAATCTTTGAGAGTGGGCAGAATTAAGTTTTGAGAACACCATTCGAATAGAATCGAGtcgttgatttcaaaaaaacttccaGAGTTAAATAAGGAAACTGTTGCCATAAAATGTTCTGATTACAAAATTTCCTAGcagaatattttctacaaatgaTAATACATacctttttattaatttaaaatttcgaatttaGATATGGCTCAGATATGCTATGAAAATATTCCAAACCGGTGTGATCGTCCGGCTGAagcggacttcagactttctgtggtgttccctTAGCTCATCTTCACTGATCCaggaaaattaatagtagtggcattttctgcaaaattagaattgtgcttttctaacaacgccttcttttttttaaatagatttaTGTGAAAGACTGCATAGTTTTCTCTCCATTCGCGTCATTTCTGCATTTGGAGAGCAACCATACTTCAACTTCAAACCTTCCCTCGATTCCAATATAACaaagacacaatttgaaagaattacCCTAAGCACagattttcttcaagtttttcccCGTCAGTTatcaaaaaatgatgttttaacataaaatgacgtgaacaacataatcgtactgataaaaaataatgttcctcgtcatgtaaactgttggctactattcacgcagccggtttcattcgtgtttccaatttctgaggaaggaatgttaccaacctgatgGAAACGTGCAAGGATACAAAGAGTGGTGGCAGTGGTGAAGATCATCGCGCGCAGTGGCCATGGATAttaaacggttgcaacgtcccgtttaccttttgcgacatgcacacgaagttactgcgcgatactactgcactATGGCGCAACAGTTCGACGTCGTTAAGCCCTCGCAGCTCCTTCTACCGCTCCACAATCCCGGCTCACGAATTCAaggggtggacccgtcgcaccccatttcatagctaGCACGAATTTGACGCCGTTGGGACCCGTCCCGCctcatttttggaatttcgatttacacacagacacacacacgtgacaaacTAAGCccttattatatagcatgctGATGATTCTTCCGTAATGCTAACGGCTATTTGAGGAGTGTTTCACTTTCTCTCGGAAGTCTTCACAAGCCGGTAGGTTTTATTCAGCCAAGCTTTTATCACTCTACTTTTACTGTAACTACCAAAGGAACTCATTCACACCACACAACATGGAGGTTGATGGGAATCAAGAATATTCCGAAAATGAAGGGCCAGTACTAGTAGAAGACAATAGGTCAGCAGACCACCGCTACAGTTGACTTCATCGTTTAAATAGTAATTCTTATTGCTTACGAAATTATGAATATAAAAGACCACTCTTTTAGAGAGGGTGATGAACTTCTTTCAAACAAGTCCGAGACCAGGAAGACAGGTACAACTAAAATACAATAATGACTGGAATATATGTACTAATGCAATAATGTTATATTTTGATGCTTTCTTCCCTGTAGTTGCCGGCACCTATGTTTATCCAGACGACCGCGACGCGGCCACATCACCGTCGTCGGGCCACGGATCCTCCATAATTGTCCTTATGCATCAGCATTTATCATTTAATATATTCAGAATCGATGAAATCGAGCACTGCTAAAGTAGAAAACGCATCAGACCAGGGTACTGAATATTTGCTGGAGGAAACACAAGCAACTGCATCAGAAATTGAAATCGTAGAGGAGGAATATTTTACGAAATATAAAAACTCACCAAGAAGCGTTAAGGTTGCGGCATGTTTGCTATTCCATAcgctttatttttccattaattcGATATGATTTCAGCGGTGTTTCTTGGAATTcgcatttgttttatttggtattctgtttgttttttgtctaTTCGCAACAATTATAGGGATTTTGCATTTACTCGATCGTTTAACTTTCTTTaaacaattcaattcaatgaCCTGTTTCGCTAAGTAGTTATTCTGTGTGAAATGTATTATGTAACAATTATTTGAATGTAGTGTCAcattttttattacatatGGTTGTAACTGTTTTTAATTCCTATTAGTTTCCCAAACTAGAAACCACTAAAAATTAAcctttattaaaaaaaacaataaaaattctaaagaaaGCTGTACAACAGTTAAAGGTTTTCCGATGCAACTTCTCCACGTACTTTCCAGTTTACACGTTTAAAAGTTTGTGTTTATTGGTGCTTTTGAGGGTGCTCGGGGGCTCCTGAGGTGTGGACATCCTCTGCATCAAAACCGAACGACACCAACcaagttttcatctttttggggtgatgaattggtaccaagCTTGTCTATACCTTTCTTGGAGTATTGAAACACCTGATATTAGGTTACTCTGAAAGTCTTGCACCAAAATTTACTTTTCGACTCAGAATTTCAGGAACTTtgaactaatttttctttgcgaCTGAATATAGTGGGATGTTCAAGAAGCTTTTGCCAAAAAGCTATAGAAGCTCGCATTTCACAACCAGACTTCAATGACCCAAAGTCAAATTTGCACAATCGTGTTCTAACACCAGAAATTCGCTGTTTAGGCCAAGTATGCGATCATGAAcgtcaaacgatcctgaactgaattcaaaaatgttaTCACATCCCGAGATAGTTGATCGATGCTAGCAATCTATTCTTCAGGGCGGCATTTGAacataataagaagaaatgaaaaaaaaacacttattcCATTTCtctgtgattttctttttaattagGTAGACATTCTCTCGTTTTTTGGAATATTGCTCACACAAATGTAGTTAGAACCGCTTGCGATTACAATATTGCTGCTTTCTGCGTACAATCCGAACGGTGAAATGTGATAAATTTACATTCTTCTTCGCCGCTCTCTTCAAGTTCGCTTCAACTACGTCCGTCTAAAAAAGACAGATATTCGGAATCAGTACATCCTTATCTACCCGCTGCATTGTTTTCTTCCCCGAAATTAAATCGCTTTCCTTGCCAAATTTCGAATCTTGCTGCTATCTGTGTTGGCGAACGAGTTTCTTTTAATTACATTCTAAGGAAGAACAGATGCACAGAACAGCGATTGTCATCTACATAATACTAAACCCGAGCGTAAtataattctaaaattttcactttagcTTTCATACATACCAATCTGAACGTCCGCCTATTGCCATCGGCCAGTAGGTATCGCCGCTCCAACTCAACTCAATAAAAGATAATAGAAGTGACACTTTCtgtgttctcttttctttttttagaaatctaAGAATTAATGAAAGttgtcattttcttcctgaataCATCAGTACTAAATTTGGAAAACAGCGAACTTCATTCTGCACTTACAATAATTTGGTAGGGCAGAGATTACGCAGTATATAAGAgcttccgctgtggctgcagcatgatcgattcgaatccaccctagtgctcaacaagcttttcatctctctagggttgataaattggtgccagacttgtccgggaaaACACAGGCTTGACAGTTAGTCGCATAAGTAACTGCACgggttcgttaacctcaaacggtgcTGAATTGacgtgaacgcggtggcgcatctcaaTTGGGTTGTTTAACGCCGACACTTTATCCGTTGTCTCTAATCCTTTATATCTCTACGATTCGAATTCAGAAAGATGAGTTATtctctccccccccccctctcttTTCCCCAAAAATTAGCAGAGACTGACGTGCTGATACGAAGTCACGAATGTGgtgaaaaagataaagttctaCATCAGATCACTTAAACTGTTTGATGCTATATAAGTAGCTGTTATGCTTCCAGTTCCTGGATAAAACATGTTGTGAAGGTGATGGGgcggtgtagtgcagtcggtaaaaggttccgctgtggctacaatcgatcggaggttcgaatccgccctagtgcaaaccaagcctttcttccctccgggCCGATAAATCggtgccagacttgtttggaaaGACGAAATCACTACTCGGCGCATTGCCTaaccctcgcaagtcattgtaagacTGCATGCGCGTTCATAAAGCTCAGACGATAAGCGTTgtgcacttcatcctttatccttatcctatGAAGGTGATGAGACAGAGATACAGGGAAATAGAGTTCCATTGAGATACAGGGTAGAGAGCAGAAGTGAAACGCAACACATGTAGTTGTCACGACCATGAAACGAGCCACAATGTCTCACTTACTTTCTAAT
This is a stretch of genomic DNA from Necator americanus strain Aroian chromosome II, whole genome shotgun sequence. It encodes these proteins:
- a CDS encoding hypothetical protein (NECATOR_CHRII.G5105.T1), which translates into the protein MDNDEAVGDQRNGARPQQSPAFDLPLTPNNEPLKNDATQPTIPLREGDDVDLQSERTNLKISNASKIRTREKTNVQPPRRTTTTSSDTGKEGKQPCFLRTAAVIVIVLSNICFVIIVVAALHLSRTVNFIDSLTPGQCT
- a CDS encoding hypothetical protein (NECATOR_CHRII.G5106.T1), coding for MISGHAPSLIALTRHDLVAWSKFRRDPIYTRALQQKPSKETASCVRPVTLIQREINGITLFSHNLRLCIGIIRQESVPLQIRGVMPLSIKFAT
- a CDS encoding hypothetical protein (NECATOR_CHRII.G5107.T3), producing MNYMILTDFPPYTCPTETQTSTNRGHLTVLAVFICPHHFYLIIISERCTEWTRMNALKMLSRKTLRRKNEKVHNLQQSPSSDDINVGSDEQKKSQEKKEGASAPAKEAPPPKGQVNPGNKKGRPLGGKTPKTGSESSSKSAQNMRKILLVSILIVLFFCVMFFIMTIIGFLHLLGVFHFLSEVFTSRNSFTPHNMEVDGNQEYSENEGPVLVEDNREGDELLSNKSETRKTESMKSSTAKVENASDQGTEYLLEETQATASEIEIVEEEYFTKYKNSPRSVKRCFLEFAFVLFGILFVFCLFATIIGILHLLDRLTFFKQFNSMTCFAK
- a CDS encoding hypothetical protein (NECATOR_CHRII.G5107.T4) is translated as MNYMILTDFPPYTCPTETQTSTNRGHLTVLAVFICPHHFYLIIISERCTEWTRMNALNPKPAPLKDAQSKDAPSKERKSAQPAAKPVRSSDDINVGSDEQKKSQEKKEGASAPAKEAPPPKGQVNPGNKKGRPLGGKTPKTGSESSSKSAQNMRKILLVSILIVLFFCVMFFIMTIIGFLHLLGVFHFLSEVFTSRNSFTPHNMEVDGNQEYSENEGPVLVEDNREGDELLSNKSETRKTESMKSSTAKVENASDQGTEYLLEETQATASEIEIVEEEYFTKYKNSPRSVKRCFLEFAFVLFGILFVFCLFATIIGILHLLDRLTFFKQFNSMTCFAK
- a CDS encoding hypothetical protein (NECATOR_CHRII.G5107.T1); this encodes MDTYERLEVPAGDLPPPPPSFRPVPASPKPAPLKDAQSKDAPSKERKSAQPAAKPVRSSDDINVGSDEQKKSQEKKEGASAPAKEAPPPKGQVNPGNKKGRPLGGKTPKTGSESSSKSAQNMRKILLVSILIVLFFCVMFFIMTIIGFLHLLGIMKFINSLRPVKCV
- a CDS encoding hypothetical protein (NECATOR_CHRII.G5107.T2), which encodes MEVDGNQEYSENEGPVLVEDNREGDELLSNKSETRKTESMKSSTAKVENASDQGTEYLLEETQATASEIEIVEEEYFTKYKNSPRSVKRCFLEFAFVLFGILFVFCLFATIIGILHLLDRLTFFKQFNSMTCFAK